The following proteins are encoded in a genomic region of Methylovorus glucosotrophus:
- the grxD gene encoding Grx4 family monothiol glutaredoxin has product MDSTQELIKNQVTANPVVLYMKGTPKFPQCGFSGLAVQILQASGVKDFVAVDVLADPAIRDGIKVYANWPTIPQLYIKGEFVGGADIMRDLFQQGELQKMLESATA; this is encoded by the coding sequence ATGGATAGTACTCAAGAATTGATCAAGAATCAGGTCACGGCAAACCCAGTGGTGCTTTATATGAAGGGCACGCCTAAGTTTCCGCAATGCGGTTTCTCCGGTCTTGCCGTGCAGATTTTGCAGGCGAGCGGGGTCAAGGATTTCGTGGCGGTGGATGTGCTGGCTGATCCTGCTATTCGTGATGGCATCAAGGTTTATGCTAACTGGCCAACTATTCCCCAGCTCTATATCAAGGGCGAGTTCGTGGGTGGCGCTGATATCATGCGCGATCTGTTTCAACAGGGCGAGCTGCAAAAAATGCTGGAATCCGCTACTGCCTGA
- a CDS encoding MlaC/ttg2D family ABC transporter substrate-binding protein, which yields MKSVMKFVASIALMGAMQLAVADVAPDVLVKSTADEVLAIVKKDKDIQAGDQKKIFALAEEKILPNFDFDRVSRMVLGKNWSRASKEQQDAFQKEFRSLMLRTYATALGKYRNQTINYKPLRAEPSDKEVTVKTEIVQPGGQPIAVDYSLEKTGEAWKVYDIVIEGVSLVTNYRGQFSNEIRQSGMDGLIQKLADKNAGSAK from the coding sequence ATGAAGTCTGTAATGAAATTCGTAGCAAGTATTGCCCTGATGGGCGCAATGCAGTTGGCTGTGGCCGATGTCGCCCCTGACGTGCTGGTGAAGTCGACTGCTGATGAAGTGCTGGCCATCGTCAAGAAAGACAAGGATATTCAGGCCGGCGATCAGAAGAAGATTTTTGCCTTGGCAGAAGAAAAGATTTTGCCCAATTTCGATTTTGATCGTGTGTCACGCATGGTGCTGGGCAAAAACTGGAGCCGCGCCAGCAAAGAGCAGCAGGATGCCTTCCAGAAGGAATTCCGCAGCCTGATGCTCCGTACCTATGCCACGGCGCTGGGTAAGTATCGTAACCAGACCATCAACTACAAGCCATTGCGCGCCGAGCCTTCCGATAAGGAAGTGACCGTCAAGACGGAAATCGTGCAGCCAGGTGGTCAGCCTATCGCTGTCGATTACAGCCTGGAAAAAACCGGCGAAGCCTGGAAGGTCTACGATATCGTCATTGAAGGCGTGAGCCTGGTGACCAACTATCGTGGTCAGTTCAGCAATGAAATCCGCCAGTCCGGCATGGATGGCCTGATTCAAAAGCTGGCCGACAAGAACGCTGGTTCTGCCAAATAA
- the ccsB gene encoding c-type cytochrome biogenesis protein CcsB — translation MNTILFEDHPQPLLKRLRWQDWLYAIILCAGALFAYQQYGAYMDAYEKTFLIGAALGFSYLGWQWKPMRLLIIGIGIISLFAIQLYQADLARAEHAFLLKFLISSQSAIMWMNVLFVLAMLTYWFALFRRSEFSGKVATSLTWSAVLMGFVGLMVRWYESYLIAPDVGHIPISNLYEVFVLFCLITALLYLYYERRYETRQLGGFVLLVINAAVGFILWYTFDRQANAIQPLVPALQSYWMKIHVPANFIGYGAFSLAAMVGSAYLLAERGILASRLPKLEVLDDVMYKAIAVGFAFFTIATILGAMWAAEAWGGYWSWDPKETWALIVWLNYAAWLHLRLVKGLRGSMLAWWALVGLLVTTFAFLGVNMFLSGLHSYGTL, via the coding sequence ATGAATACCATTTTGTTTGAAGATCACCCTCAGCCGCTGTTGAAGCGTTTGCGCTGGCAGGATTGGCTGTATGCCATCATCCTCTGTGCGGGCGCGCTGTTTGCCTACCAGCAATATGGCGCTTACATGGATGCCTACGAAAAAACCTTTTTGATTGGGGCGGCGCTGGGCTTCAGTTATCTGGGCTGGCAGTGGAAACCCATGCGTCTTCTGATTATTGGCATCGGCATCATCAGCCTGTTTGCCATTCAGCTCTATCAGGCCGATCTGGCCCGCGCCGAGCATGCCTTCCTGTTGAAATTCCTTATCTCCAGCCAGTCCGCCATCATGTGGATGAATGTGCTGTTTGTGCTGGCTATGCTGACCTACTGGTTTGCCCTGTTCCGCCGTTCCGAATTCTCCGGCAAGGTGGCGACCAGCCTGACCTGGTCCGCCGTGCTGATGGGCTTTGTCGGCCTGATGGTGCGCTGGTATGAGTCCTATCTGATCGCCCCGGATGTTGGCCATATTCCAATCAGCAATCTGTATGAAGTATTTGTGCTGTTCTGCCTGATTACGGCACTTTTGTATCTTTACTATGAACGCCGCTATGAAACCCGCCAGCTGGGTGGCTTTGTCTTGCTGGTCATTAACGCGGCGGTAGGCTTCATCCTCTGGTACACCTTCGATCGTCAGGCCAATGCCATTCAGCCGCTGGTGCCTGCCTTGCAATCCTACTGGATGAAAATCCATGTGCCGGCCAACTTTATTGGTTATGGCGCCTTCTCGCTGGCAGCGATGGTGGGTAGCGCTTATTTGCTGGCTGAGCGTGGCATTCTGGCATCGCGCCTGCCCAAGCTCGAAGTGCTGGATGACGTGATGTACAAGGCGATTGCCGTCGGTTTTGCCTTCTTCACCATTGCGACTATTCTGGGTGCCATGTGGGCGGCGGAAGCCTGGGGCGGCTATTGGTCATGGGACCCGAAGGAAACCTGGGCCCTGATTGTGTGGCTGAATTATGCGGCCTGGCTGCACTTGCGCTTGGTTAAGGGCTTGCGCGGCAGCATGCTGGCCTGGTGGGCATTGGTAGGTTTGCTGGTGACGACCTTTGCCTTCCTCGGCGTCAATATGTTCCTTTCCGGCCTGCACTCTTACGGAACGCTTTGA
- the mlaD gene encoding outer membrane lipid asymmetry maintenance protein MlaD → MERTTMDLWVGIFAVAGAAALFGLALKVGNLTSSSIGETYTVTAAFENIGGLKPRAPVKSAGVVIGRVDNIQFDSKTFEANVTLKLDKRYPFPKDTFANIYTAGLLGEQYVGLEAGGDDQSLKDGDKISHTQDAVVLEKMISQFLYNKASESGDSKKAE, encoded by the coding sequence ATGGAACGCACAACAATGGATTTATGGGTCGGCATTTTTGCCGTCGCTGGCGCTGCCGCCTTGTTTGGACTGGCGCTGAAAGTGGGCAATCTGACTTCCAGTAGCATCGGCGAAACTTACACGGTAACTGCTGCTTTTGAAAATATTGGCGGTTTGAAGCCACGTGCCCCGGTAAAAAGCGCGGGTGTGGTGATCGGCCGTGTCGACAATATTCAGTTCGATAGTAAAACCTTTGAAGCAAATGTGACTCTGAAGTTGGATAAGCGTTATCCATTCCCCAAAGACACGTTTGCCAATATTTATACGGCTGGCCTGCTGGGCGAGCAATATGTGGGTCTGGAAGCCGGTGGCGATGACCAGTCATTGAAAGATGGGGACAAGATTTCCCATACCCAGGATGCAGTTGTCCTGGAAAAAATGATCAGTCAGTTCTTGTATAACAAAGCCTCCGAAAGTGGCGATAGTAAAAAGGCGGAATAA
- a CDS encoding STAS domain-containing protein, which yields MTQIISEGQRWQVQGDMTMPQVNKLLAQSQALPMADRLEVDLSAVSDVDTATISVLFEWLRRAQDQKCELKFIHFPKNLTSLATLYGVLDLIPHVAA from the coding sequence ATGACGCAAATTATTTCTGAAGGGCAGCGCTGGCAGGTGCAGGGCGATATGACGATGCCACAGGTGAATAAGCTGCTGGCACAAAGTCAGGCCTTGCCTATGGCCGATCGTCTTGAAGTTGATCTTTCCGCCGTGTCTGATGTGGATACGGCGACGATCAGCGTGCTGTTTGAATGGCTGCGCCGTGCGCAGGATCAGAAGTGTGAATTGAAGTTCATCCATTTTCCCAAGAACCTGACCAGTCTGGCGACGCTCTATGGCGTGCTGGATCTGATCCCTCACGTCGCCGCTTAG
- the mlaE gene encoding lipid asymmetry maintenance ABC transporter permease subunit MlaE, whose product MLNRLAEVLRGMGHRIIDRVWRLGSGARFFLYTLIYSGESFRRIHLTIREIYFTGVMSLLIILVSAFFVGMVLALQGYNTLQKYGSSEAIGVLVALSLVRELGPVVTALLFAGRAGTAITAEIGLMKTTEQLSAMEMMAVSPIARVVAPRFWAGVVSMPLLAALFSMVGVLGGYLVAVPVIGVDNGAFWSQMQASVDFQADIVNGVIKSVVFGVACTMIALFEGFDAPPTAEGVSRATTRTVVNSSLAVLGLDFILTSFMIVT is encoded by the coding sequence ATGCTTAATCGTTTGGCTGAAGTGTTGCGTGGCATGGGCCACCGCATTATTGATCGTGTCTGGCGTCTGGGTTCAGGCGCGCGATTCTTTCTGTACACGCTGATTTATTCTGGCGAGAGTTTCAGGCGTATCCATCTGACCATCCGGGAAATTTACTTTACCGGCGTCATGTCCTTGCTGATCATTCTGGTGTCGGCATTCTTTGTCGGCATGGTGCTGGCGTTGCAGGGTTATAACACCTTGCAGAAATATGGCTCGTCAGAAGCGATTGGCGTGCTGGTGGCGCTTTCCCTGGTGCGCGAGCTGGGTCCTGTGGTCACGGCACTGTTATTTGCTGGTCGAGCCGGTACGGCCATTACCGCTGAAATCGGCCTGATGAAAACGACCGAGCAGTTGTCGGCGATGGAAATGATGGCGGTCAGCCCGATTGCCCGTGTAGTGGCTCCTCGCTTCTGGGCCGGTGTGGTTTCCATGCCTTTGCTGGCAGCTCTGTTCTCTATGGTAGGGGTATTGGGCGGTTATCTGGTGGCGGTTCCGGTCATCGGCGTGGATAACGGCGCTTTCTGGTCGCAAATGCAGGCCAGCGTTGATTTTCAGGCTGATATTGTGAATGGTGTCATCAAGAGTGTGGTGTTTGGCGTTGCTTGCACCATGATTGCCCTGTTTGAGGGGTTTGATGCTCCGCCTACTGCCGAGGGCGTAAGCCGGGCAACAACACGTACGGTGGTGAATTCGTCCCTGGCTGTGCTTGGCCTGGACTTCATCCTGACTTCTTTCATGATTGTGACTTGA
- the murA gene encoding UDP-N-acetylglucosamine 1-carboxyvinyltransferase, whose protein sequence is MDKLVIEGGIPLQGEITISGAKNAALPILCASLLAETPLKLSAVAKLKDVGTTITLLEHMGVQASRSEDRVVLDASHIHTQEAPYEMVKTMRASILVLGPLLARFGHARVSLPGGCAIGSRPVDLHIKGLQAMGAEIHIEHGYIEARASKLKGARYFMDMVTVTGTENLMMAACLAEGTTVLENAAKEPEVVDLADCLIKMGARIEGAGTDIITIHGVERLHGCEHQVVCDRIEAGTYMVAAAMTGGCVKLNNARADLLDAVIEKLRDAGVTVESDATSITVKSNGKLKAVNIRTAPHPAFPTDMQAQMMALNTIADGVAKVTETIFENRFMHVQEMQRLGAQIEVEGNTAIVRGVPKLEGATVMATDLRASASLVLAALVASGETIIERIYHLDRGYENLEEKLTALGAKVKRTS, encoded by the coding sequence TTGGACAAGCTGGTTATTGAAGGCGGCATTCCGCTACAAGGGGAAATCACCATTTCTGGTGCCAAGAATGCGGCATTGCCGATTCTCTGCGCTTCGCTTCTGGCGGAAACCCCGCTTAAACTGAGCGCGGTGGCCAAACTCAAGGATGTGGGGACTACCATTACCTTGCTGGAGCACATGGGTGTTCAGGCCAGCCGATCCGAAGATCGTGTCGTCCTCGATGCTTCGCATATTCATACCCAGGAAGCGCCTTATGAAATGGTGAAAACCATGCGCGCTTCCATCCTCGTGCTGGGGCCTTTATTGGCCCGGTTTGGTCATGCCAGGGTGTCGTTGCCAGGAGGGTGTGCCATTGGTTCGCGGCCTGTGGATTTGCATATCAAGGGATTGCAAGCCATGGGCGCCGAGATCCATATCGAACATGGCTACATTGAGGCGCGTGCCAGCAAGCTCAAGGGAGCGCGCTATTTCATGGATATGGTCACGGTCACCGGTACCGAAAATCTCATGATGGCCGCGTGTTTGGCCGAGGGAACCACGGTGCTTGAGAACGCCGCCAAAGAACCCGAAGTGGTTGATCTGGCTGATTGCCTGATCAAAATGGGCGCGCGTATTGAAGGTGCTGGTACTGACATCATTACCATACACGGTGTGGAGCGTTTGCATGGCTGCGAACATCAGGTGGTATGCGATCGTATCGAGGCAGGAACCTATATGGTGGCTGCCGCCATGACCGGTGGTTGCGTCAAATTGAACAATGCACGGGCAGACCTGCTGGATGCCGTGATCGAGAAGTTGCGCGATGCCGGTGTAACAGTGGAAAGTGATGCAACTAGCATCACCGTGAAAAGTAACGGAAAATTGAAGGCTGTGAATATCCGCACAGCGCCGCATCCCGCTTTTCCCACGGACATGCAGGCGCAAATGATGGCCTTGAATACCATCGCGGATGGTGTGGCTAAAGTGACAGAGACTATTTTCGAAAATCGCTTCATGCATGTGCAGGAAATGCAGCGCCTGGGTGCCCAGATTGAAGTGGAAGGCAATACGGCGATTGTGCGAGGCGTGCCCAAGCTGGAAGGCGCTACCGTAATGGCGACTGACTTGCGCGCTTCGGCCAGTCTGGTGCTGGCGGCGCTGGTAGCCAGTGGCGAGACGATAATCGAGCGTATTTATCACCTGGATCGTGGCTATGAAAATCTCGAAGAGAAGCTCACAGCGCTGGGTGCCAAGGTCAAGCGTACTTCTTGA
- a CDS encoding ABC transporter ATP-binding protein has product MADNIVEIDNLSFGYKGRLLHKGINMSFPRGKVIAIMGGSGSGKTTLLRLIGGQLVPTQGEVRVEGQVVHKQDRHGLFQLRRKMGMLFQFGALFTDLSVYENVAFPIREHADLPESIVRDLVMMKLNAVGLRGARNLMPTELSGGMARRVALARAIALDPSIIMYDEPFTGLDPISMSVTCNLIRSLNDALGATSILVTHDVKEAFSIADYVYIVANGVVEAEGAPDELRQSTLPFVHQFVHGEVDGPVPFHYSAPDYRRDMLRGQDA; this is encoded by the coding sequence ATGGCCGACAACATCGTCGAAATCGACAATCTATCCTTTGGTTACAAAGGGCGACTGCTGCATAAGGGCATTAATATGTCCTTTCCGCGTGGCAAGGTGATCGCCATCATGGGTGGCAGTGGAAGTGGCAAGACAACCTTGCTGCGCCTGATTGGCGGGCAGCTGGTGCCCACTCAAGGCGAAGTGCGTGTCGAGGGTCAGGTGGTCCACAAGCAGGATCGTCACGGCCTGTTTCAGCTGCGTCGCAAGATGGGCATGCTGTTTCAGTTCGGCGCCCTGTTTACCGATTTGTCGGTTTACGAAAATGTCGCTTTCCCCATTCGGGAGCATGCTGACCTGCCTGAGTCCATCGTCCGTGATCTGGTGATGATGAAACTGAATGCCGTTGGTTTGCGCGGTGCTCGTAACTTGATGCCGACGGAGCTTTCCGGTGGTATGGCGCGCCGCGTGGCTTTGGCCCGAGCGATTGCGCTTGACCCGTCCATTATCATGTATGACGAGCCATTTACTGGTCTCGACCCGATTTCCATGAGCGTCACCTGCAACCTCATTCGTAGTCTGAATGATGCCTTGGGGGCGACCTCCATACTGGTTACCCATGATGTGAAAGAAGCGTTTTCGATTGCCGATTATGTCTACATCGTGGCCAATGGAGTGGTTGAGGCGGAAGGTGCTCCTGACGAGTTGCGGCAGTCGACGCTGCCGTTTGTACATCAATTTGTGCATGGTGAAGTTGATGGGCCAGTGCCCTTCCACTATTCCGCGCCTGATTACCGGCGCGATATGCTGAGAGGGCAGGATGCTTAA
- a CDS encoding sensor histidine kinase has protein sequence MTPTSPTSIAMQASRFAMASRQQWQLALMLFSLHGLLVWGIGSELQTAWALFHYGCFLLWQPVLHGREPLTLRTALILLGGGIVMTMFMSWWLMAFWLCLLFSLLGGRIFSLAKTSARPGFLLAATYLLAMLTMHVVPRLLARNIDTDALMVLVEYGLLLLPVGVLFTKAEHGDARQALAMDFFYTLMLLMITITLVLGCFAIATTTQARYTEVLLKMIFALAAGLLALSWFWNPRAGFSGIGLILSRYLLSVGLPFEQWIQSIAELAQQQRTPASFLSHAIADIAQLPWVEGATWRLGESEQQLGKPSMHLHELQFHDVNLTLYSRWPLTPALTIHVKLLTRIVAEFYEAKRREETMTQNAYMQAVYETGARLTHDIKNLVQSMGALCSAAEHTAASDQERLLALIRKQLPLLNERMAKTLTKLQSPASETRNTLPILQWWESFQAHYPQLGIIFETTISANPEVDGDVLDSVTDNLIQNALAKRSSQPELAIYVSLSGDHHYTVAVRDTGSAMPATIAENLFKKQVSSGKGLGIGLYQAAKQANASGLTLALKENREGAVWFTLGPQQPA, from the coding sequence ATGACACCTACCAGCCCCACATCGATTGCCATGCAAGCCTCGCGATTTGCCATGGCATCTCGTCAGCAATGGCAGCTGGCGCTGATGTTGTTTTCATTGCACGGGTTGCTGGTGTGGGGCATAGGGAGTGAGCTACAAACAGCCTGGGCACTTTTTCATTATGGTTGCTTTCTGCTTTGGCAGCCCGTGCTGCATGGCAGGGAGCCCCTCACCCTGCGAACCGCCCTGATCCTGCTGGGCGGTGGGATTGTAATGACCATGTTCATGAGCTGGTGGCTCATGGCTTTCTGGCTTTGCCTGTTATTTTCCTTGCTGGGCGGACGTATTTTTTCGCTGGCAAAAACATCTGCCCGCCCAGGCTTTCTGCTGGCCGCGACCTATTTGCTGGCCATGCTGACCATGCATGTCGTGCCGCGTTTGCTCGCCAGAAATATCGATACGGATGCCTTGATGGTGCTCGTTGAATACGGGCTGCTTTTGCTGCCCGTCGGCGTACTGTTTACCAAAGCTGAGCATGGCGATGCTCGGCAAGCGCTTGCCATGGACTTTTTTTATACGCTGATGCTGCTGATGATCACCATCACGCTGGTGCTCGGATGCTTCGCCATCGCCACGACCACACAGGCACGCTACACCGAAGTATTGCTGAAGATGATTTTTGCCTTGGCGGCGGGCTTGCTGGCCTTGAGCTGGTTCTGGAATCCCAGGGCAGGCTTCTCGGGGATTGGCCTGATACTTTCGCGCTATCTGCTCAGTGTGGGCTTGCCTTTTGAACAGTGGATACAGAGTATCGCCGAGCTTGCCCAGCAGCAACGCACGCCAGCCAGCTTTCTTTCGCATGCCATTGCCGACATTGCGCAGCTGCCGTGGGTTGAGGGCGCCACATGGCGCCTCGGTGAGAGCGAGCAGCAATTGGGGAAACCCAGCATGCATCTGCATGAGTTGCAGTTTCATGATGTGAATTTGACCTTGTATAGCCGCTGGCCGCTGACACCCGCCTTGACGATACACGTCAAACTGCTGACCCGTATTGTGGCTGAGTTTTACGAAGCCAAACGCCGCGAAGAAACCATGACACAGAATGCCTATATGCAGGCGGTATATGAGACCGGCGCCCGCCTGACACATGACATCAAGAATCTGGTCCAATCCATGGGCGCCTTGTGTAGCGCGGCCGAGCATACCGCAGCAAGCGATCAGGAGCGACTGCTTGCCTTGATCCGCAAGCAATTACCCCTGCTGAATGAACGCATGGCAAAAACGTTGACCAAGCTGCAATCACCTGCCAGCGAAACACGTAACACGCTGCCCATCTTGCAGTGGTGGGAAAGTTTTCAGGCGCATTACCCTCAACTTGGGATTATTTTCGAGACCACCATCTCCGCCAACCCAGAAGTGGATGGCGATGTGCTGGATAGCGTCACGGACAATCTGATTCAGAATGCCCTGGCCAAGCGCAGCAGTCAGCCAGAGCTGGCCATTTATGTCAGCCTCAGTGGGGATCATCACTATACGGTGGCGGTAAGAGATACCGGCAGCGCAATGCCCGCGACTATCGCCGAGAACCTGTTCAAAAAACAGGTAAGCTCCGGCAAAGGGCTGGGCATAGGCTTGTATCAGGCGGCCAAACAGGCAAACGCCAGCGGATTAACGCTGGCGTTGAAGGAAAATCGCGAAGGTGCAGTCTGGTTTACGCTAGGCCCGCAACAGCCTGCCTAA
- a CDS encoding BolA family protein — protein MLSADDVKTYITQGLACDYVQVLGNDGQHFEAVIVSAAFTGKNMVQQHQLVYQALGDRMRQEIHALSMRTFTPETWAQRAST, from the coding sequence ATGTTAAGCGCAGATGATGTAAAAACCTATATAACGCAAGGTCTGGCGTGTGATTACGTGCAAGTGCTGGGTAATGATGGCCAGCATTTTGAGGCGGTGATCGTGAGCGCTGCCTTTACAGGAAAGAATATGGTGCAGCAGCACCAGTTGGTTTATCAGGCTTTGGGCGATCGCATGCGCCAGGAAATTCATGCCTTATCGATGCGCACCTTCACGCCCGAAACCTGGGCGCAACGTGCTTCGACTTAA
- a CDS encoding ABC transporter ATP-binding protein yields the protein MTMTPAIKIEQVTKDFGALKALKGIDLSIEQGEFFALLGPNGAGKSTLINLLAGLLRPSSGKLSVMGHDVVSQYAQARQLLGVVPQELVFDPFFNVREMLRFQAGYFGRGPENDAWVDEVIESLGLTDKAHVNMRRLSGGMKRRALIAQALAHKPPVIVLDEPTAGVDVELRQTMWAFIQRLNREGHTIILTTHYLEEAEVLCSRVAMMKSGQIVALDTTANLLKQIPGKQLRVTMAPGSVLPVGIAALVRHRDGDVYTFTLNDVAQVADVLAELRQSQLTFTDMQLLEADLEDVFVDMVGRA from the coding sequence ATGACCATGACCCCCGCAATCAAGATTGAGCAGGTAACCAAGGATTTCGGTGCCTTAAAGGCACTGAAGGGGATTGATCTGTCGATTGAGCAGGGGGAGTTCTTTGCCTTGCTCGGCCCCAATGGGGCAGGCAAGTCCACCTTGATCAACTTGCTGGCTGGCCTGCTGCGTCCAAGTAGCGGTAAATTGTCAGTGATGGGGCATGACGTAGTATCCCAATATGCGCAGGCCAGGCAGTTACTGGGCGTTGTCCCGCAAGAACTGGTGTTTGATCCATTTTTCAATGTGCGCGAAATGTTGCGCTTTCAGGCGGGGTATTTTGGTCGTGGGCCAGAAAATGACGCCTGGGTGGATGAAGTGATTGAGTCCCTGGGACTGACCGACAAGGCCCACGTCAATATGCGTCGCCTGTCTGGTGGCATGAAACGTCGGGCATTGATTGCACAGGCGCTGGCCCACAAGCCTCCCGTTATCGTGCTGGATGAACCAACCGCGGGCGTTGACGTGGAATTGCGCCAGACCATGTGGGCGTTCATCCAGCGCCTCAATCGCGAAGGTCATACCATCATTCTCACCACGCATTATCTGGAAGAGGCTGAAGTGCTCTGTTCGCGCGTTGCCATGATGAAGTCGGGCCAGATTGTGGCGCTGGACACCACGGCGAATCTGCTCAAGCAGATTCCTGGCAAGCAGCTGCGCGTCACCATGGCGCCTGGCAGTGTGCTGCCTGTTGGCATCGCTGCGCTGGTGCGTCATCGTGATGGCGATGTCTACACTTTTACATTGAATGATGTCGCCCAAGTGGCGGACGTATTGGCGGAGCTTCGCCAGTCGCAATTGACGTTTACGGATATGCAGCTGCTGGAAGCTGATCTCGAGGATGTATTTGTCGATATGGTGGGGCGCGCATGA
- a CDS encoding prepilin-type N-terminal cleavage/methylation domain-containing protein, producing MNKQSGFTLIELAIVLVIIGLLLGGVLKGQELINSAKVKNMASDFRNIQVQVYSYQDKFKALPGDDKAAINHVGATSNGDGDGVIEGVWNSTTQTDETYIFWQHLRLAGLATGSTTLGDATYQPTNTEGGVIGVQSNPNKTISGLSGSYAICSTGILGKFVKQLDATMDDGNTATGAMMAAEAVSGTAAATAVVSAGSSPSIVDSQKYVVCMAF from the coding sequence ATGAACAAACAATCTGGTTTTACCTTGATTGAGCTGGCAATTGTGCTGGTGATCATCGGCTTGCTGCTTGGCGGCGTGCTGAAGGGGCAGGAGCTGATTAACAGTGCCAAGGTAAAGAACATGGCATCTGACTTTAGAAACATTCAGGTTCAGGTATATTCCTATCAGGATAAATTCAAGGCATTGCCAGGGGATGACAAAGCCGCCATTAATCATGTGGGTGCAACCAGCAATGGCGACGGCGATGGCGTGATTGAAGGAGTCTGGAACTCGACAACCCAGACGGATGAAACCTACATTTTCTGGCAGCATTTAAGGCTGGCCGGACTGGCAACAGGCTCAACCACGCTGGGGGATGCGACTTACCAGCCGACCAACACCGAGGGTGGGGTGATTGGGGTGCAGTCCAATCCAAACAAGACGATTTCGGGGTTGAGCGGATCCTATGCCATATGCTCGACCGGCATTCTGGGCAAGTTCGTAAAACAGTTGGATGCCACCATGGATGATGGCAATACCGCGACTGGAGCCATGATGGCTGCCGAAGCGGTGAGTGGGACTGCAGCTGCAACTGCGGTTGTGTCCGCCGGGAGTAGTCCATCCATTGTGGATTCGCAGAAATACGTGGTGTGCATGGCGTTTTAA
- a CDS encoding ABC transporter permease yields MSSLISARMRGPWTLFKKELLRFWRVSFQTVAAPVMTALLYLLIFSHVLDKHVQVYDGVGYTAFLIPGLIMMSVLQNAFANSSSSLIQSKVMGSIIFVMLTPLSYLEFFLAFLAASIIRGLVVGLCIYLVAIIFIDLPIAHPGFILAFAFLGSALLGAFGIIAGIWADKFDQMAAFQNFIIMPLSFLSGVFYSIHSLPPVWQTVSHFNPFFYMIDGFRYGFFGQGDISPAVSLLVVGVSFLLLSWLALRMLKSGYKLRG; encoded by the coding sequence ATGAGCAGTCTCATCTCAGCACGCATGCGCGGTCCCTGGACGTTGTTCAAAAAGGAGCTGCTACGCTTCTGGCGCGTCAGTTTTCAGACCGTCGCAGCCCCGGTCATGACTGCGCTGCTGTATTTGCTGATTTTTTCCCATGTGCTGGACAAGCATGTGCAGGTGTACGACGGCGTGGGTTACACCGCCTTCCTGATCCCGGGCCTGATCATGATGTCGGTATTGCAGAATGCCTTCGCCAATAGCTCATCCAGCCTTATCCAGTCCAAGGTGATGGGCAGTATTATTTTTGTGATGCTGACTCCGCTGTCTTACCTGGAGTTTTTCCTGGCATTCCTGGCGGCGTCCATCATTCGTGGCTTGGTGGTGGGGCTATGTATTTATCTGGTAGCGATCATTTTCATTGATCTGCCGATTGCGCATCCGGGGTTCATTCTGGCATTCGCGTTTCTGGGTAGTGCATTGCTGGGCGCGTTTGGCATTATCGCCGGCATATGGGCGGACAAGTTTGATCAGATGGCGGCATTCCAGAATTTTATTATCATGCCTCTGTCATTCCTTTCTGGCGTGTTTTACTCGATCCATTCCTTACCGCCGGTATGGCAGACGGTTTCCCATTTCAACCCGTTTTTCTACATGATAGATGGCTTCCGGTATGGGTTTTTTGGGCAAGGCGACATTTCTCCTGCCGTCAGTTTGCTGGTGGTCGGGGTCAGTTTCTTGCTGCTGTCATGGCTTGCGCTCAGAATGTTGAAATCCGGATACAAGCTCAGGGGCTAA